In Setaria italica strain Yugu1 chromosome IX, Setaria_italica_v2.0, whole genome shotgun sequence, the genomic stretch agccagccagcctcgCGTTTGCCGCGGTTCTCGCTTCCTTTTGCTTTGGTCTCTCAACACTCATTCTCAACAGGGTTAATCAGGAGCACTGGGTTTTGATCAAACGGACGGCGTGCACGTGCGGATCGTCCTCCGCTCTGCGGCTCTACGCATGGACAACAAAAATTTAGAACCCGAATACTAGTACAGTGTACTATTTTCTCTACAAATAAAAAACGGTTTATCCGTATTTTGTGTGATTCCTGAACTAGTTTTGATGTTATGATTAAACTTTGCATTAAATATCTTAAACCATTTCGATAGTATATGGTCAAAGATAGTAAGTACAACACAAATGCCCACCGATGTTCGTTTGGGGAAAAAAGGGATTGTACAAACAATTGCTCATAAGATACAAAATGGAAGTTTGGAGTATTTAAATTCTCTTACCGGAactctatctttttttttaacgaactgCACAGGATAGTGcgtgtttcattgatatagtggaaaaaatacaagactacagTCCTGGGAGGCCATaggcaggaaaaggaaaagaaaaacaaaatagactcgcccggttggattgggacatcaacacgggtAACCACTCATCTCCAAAACCGTCACATCCGACCGGTTGGATTTGGGCGTCAACACGACCTCACCGTTCCACTCACCACAGCGGCACCCACCAAACGTTTCCGCTTATGTATTCGTCGAAAACCTCCGGGCGTGGTCCTGCGTCGACAGGGAACCGATAAAAGCAGACTGCACCGCACCGAAAAGGTCACCACCATGCAGGATCCTCCGCTGTAGCACCACACTTCACCTGACAAtgataccaccgaatccggAACTATCGAACCGAACCCTGTCGTGTATAAAGCTAAATCTAAGTACTTTGTATTAGACTTGATGAAGTATATATTATTTCAGTACTTTTGAGCTGGAGTACTGGATCATTTTAATGGAAGCCTAGTCAGTGTTCATCTCATCATCAACCCAGATCGACGACCACGCGCCACGCGGTAATCATCGATGAGCAAGGCATCCAACCCCTGGAACGGGTCCAGCTGCATCACCAGCGCGtcgccttgctgctgctgctgcggaggcggagcggcCTGCGCCGGCGCGCTCAGCCGGGcgtccaccgccggccgcgggcgagccgccgccgcggcgtgcaCGGCGATCTGGGCCCGGGTCCAGGCCAGCTCGCACTGCGCGGCTTTGATCTCTCCCTGGAGCCGGCCCACGATCCCGGCGCAGCCGTACACCGGGTCCTGCACCCGCCAGCGCGCCTCCGCCGCTATCGTGTCCGCTGCCTTGCCGCGCTCGTGGGCAGGG encodes the following:
- the LOC101764604 gene encoding LOB domain-containing protein 24 yields the protein MSKSTEAGRSGSRRCAACKNLRRKCAQDCILAPYFPASDPQRYGCVQRVFGASNIARMLQILMQDLAKSCEVMGVPFLVVYMQSLPAHERGKAADTIAAEARWRVQDPVYGCAGIVGRLQGEIKAAQCELAWTRAQIAVHAAAAARPRPAVDARLSAPAQAAPPPQQQQQGDALVMQLDPFQGLDALLIDDYRVARGRRSGLMMR